In Mytilus edulis chromosome 4, xbMytEdul2.2, whole genome shotgun sequence, the following proteins share a genomic window:
- the LOC139518650 gene encoding uncharacterized protein, which yields MHHPHLKELRGSIRPLEENCQILLLIGRDLIEAHHVLDQRIGPPRTPYAQQLKLGWVVIGETCINKQHVPFELNVKITNILPTGQPSTFQPCTSKFDIRENYTDTVMKDLQSPLFEKTRDDDKPGMSYEGKMFMKQMDNEFVRNSEGSWVAPLPFRVPRQPLPSNRQQALHRANMLDTSLNRNQVKREHFLPFMSKILDNNHAELAPPLDDHEECWYLPLFGVYHPKKPDQIRGVFDSSAKCNGVSLNSVLLTGPDLTNDLLGVLPLRFRKEMVAVTADVQHMFHCFVVRKDHRNYLRFIWHKDIDLQENLVEYRMRVHVFGNSPSPAVPTLGLRKAAQASELEFGCHVTSFVTRDFYADDGLTSCPTKEEAVKLMKNTQQALAKYGNLRLHKFASNCAEVMSAFHASDLASNLKYLDLECDSKPLQRSLGLSWDVNTDNFLFQLSSENKPITRRGILSTINSLYDPLGFLAPVIIQGKLPLRKIVSETVDWDQPLTDETADEWKSWRDTLIAIETLRIPRTYVPYLSKTATKELHVFSDASEKAIAAVAYLRTTDSSGEPNIGFILGKAKVAPTSGHTIPLLELSAAVLAVEITQTFVDNLDLHIDNVKFYTDSRVVLGYISNETRRFFIYAANRVEKIRKFSSPSQWNYVPTNRNPADSGTRSVPAHEIHSSEWLLGPRQLLFSEQKNSEDICQLIDPEEDGEIRATVNIAKTFATLEHKGIGTDRFNRFSNWTSLMRAIAVLKRFSRLHGSKQAEPVTSLEGFSNAESDS from the coding sequence ATGCATCACCCTCATCTAAAAGAACTCAGAGGAAGCATTCGACCATTAGAGGAAAATTGCCAAATTCTTCTCCTAATTGGTAGagaccttatagaggcacaccaCGTCCTTGACCAGCGCATAGGACCACCCAGAACTCCATATGCACAACAATTAAAACTTGGATGGGTAGTGATAGGAGAGACCTGCATTAACAAGCAGCACGTACCCTTTGAATTAAACGTCAAGATAACCAACATTCTACCTACTGGACAACCGTCAACCTTTCAACCATGCACAAGCAAGTTTGACATCCGGGAAAATTACACAGACACTGTAATGAAAGATTTACAATCGCCACTCTTTGAAAAAACAAGGGACGATGATAAGCCTGGAATGTCATATGAGGGCAAAATGTTCATGAAGCAGATGGACAACGAATTTGTGAGAAACTCGGAAGGAAGTTGGGTAGCACCGTTACCGTTCCGAGTGCCACGACAGCCGTTACCAAGCAACAGACAACAGGCTCTTCATCGTGCTAATATGTTAGACACTAGTCTGAATAGAAACCAAGTAAAGCGTGAACATTTTCTTCCATTTATGAGTAAGATCCTTGACAATAACCATGCAGAGCTCGCTCCACCATTGGACGACCATGAAGAGTGCTGGTATTTGCCATTATTTGGTGTTTATCATCCGAAGAAACCCGATCAGATTAGGGGTGTGTTTGATTCTTCCGCCAAATGTAACGGAGTTTCACTTAACAGCGTCCTGCTTACAGGTCCAGACTTGACCAATGATCTCTTGGGAGTACTGCCGCTGCGTTTCAGGAAAGAAATGGTCGCAGTAACTGCAGACGTCCAACATATGTTTCACTGCTTTGTTGTCAGAAAAGACCACCGAAATTACCTGAGATTTATATGGCATAAAGACATTGACCTACAGGAGAACCTTGTCGAATACCGCATGAGAGTTCATGTTTTCGGAAATAGTCCGTCACCTGCCGTTCCTACGCTTGGACTCCGAAAAGCAGCTCAAGCATCAGAACTAGAGTTTGGCTGTCACGTGACTAGCTTTGTTACAAGAGACTTCTATGCCGACGACGGTCTAACGTCATGTCCTACTAAAGAGGAAGCTGTTAAGCTCATGAAGAACACACAGCAAGCATTAGCAAAATATGGAAACTTACGTCTTCACAAGTTTGCCTCTAATTGTGCGGAAGTTATGTCTGCATTTCATGCCAGTGATTTGGCTTCAAATCTTAAATATCTAGACTTAGAATGCGACAGCAAACCCCTACAACGTAGTCTTGGTCTCAGCTGGGACGTAAACACTGATAACTTCTTATTTCAATTATCATCAGAAAACAAACCGATCACTCGGAGAGGAATTTTGTCAACGATAAACAGTCTCTACGATCCTCTGGGATTTTTGGCTCCGGTGATTATACAAGGGAAACTCCCATTAAGAAAAATAGTATCAGAAACAGTCGATTGGGACCAACCTCTCACTGATGAGACAGCAGATGAGTGGAAATCTTGGAGAGATACTCTAATAGCTATCGAAACACTGCGCATTCCACGTACCTACGTGCCGTATCTCAGCAAAACCGCCACAAAGGAGTTACATGTATTTTCTGATGCATCAGAAAAAGCCATAGCAGCTGTTGCATATCTACGCACGACCGACAGTAGTGGTGAACCAAACATAGGTTTCATTCTTGGGAAAGCTAAAGTTGCACCGACAAGTGGTCATACTATTCCACTACTTGAACTATCTGCTGCCGTATTAGCAGTTGAAATCACACAAACCTTTGTAGATAACTTAGATTTACACATAGACAACGTGAAATTCTACACAGACAGTAGAGTTGTCTTAGGTTACATCAGTAACGAGACAAGAAGGTTCTTTATCTATGCCGCCAATAGAGTGGAGAAGATTAGGAAATTTAGCTCTCCAAGTCAATGGAATTATGTACCAACTAACCGTAATCCCGCAGATTCGGGAACGAGGTCCGTACCTGCTCACGAAATTCATAGCAGTGAATGGTTATTAGGACCAAGACAACTTCTTTTCTCAGAACAGAAAAATTCTGAGGACATATGTCAGCTAATAGACCCAGAGGAAGATGGAGAAATCCGTGCAACTGTTAATATTGCAAAAACATTTGCCACACTTGAGCATAAAGGTATCGGAACTGATAGATTCAACAGATTTTCCAACTGGACATCACTTATGCGAGCGATAGCCGTTTTAAAACGTTTCTCCCGTTTACACGGGTCAAAACAGGCAGAACCAGTGACTTCTCTAG